From Brassica oleracea var. oleracea cultivar TO1000 chromosome C3, BOL, whole genome shotgun sequence, a single genomic window includes:
- the LOC106330356 gene encoding uncharacterized protein LOC106330356 — MVKSDAVYSANHYRGSRGDDKQTRKEIKALEDKIDLLIAEKATQEQLKFVGNSKHYDPPAVNEVEGVKRSCVSLTTMVAIKNLENEFASKKTHQTRQQGSLPGKSDQNPKEAKAITLRSGKQLPPTTLTRDAEKLGEEVAINLDDEVLLEKYKALFDKQMSEAQVAMPIIDAFMLIPQYNKFLKDVVAAKKKEMESMMILTHECSAIIQRLDVPENVSVMPLSVAKKLGFAQYKKCRLSLVLADRSVKYPVGILEDLPVKIGRYEIPTDFVVLEMGEEAQDPLILGRPFLATTGAIVNVKEGTIDLHLGKRHVLHFDIKGKMKKPTVFGQAFYIEEMSTPTDEHPEELPPEDDEEGASPSTHSP; from the exons ATGGTGAAGAGTGATGCAGTCTACAGTGCAAACCACTACAGAGGCAGTAGGGGTGATGATAAGCAGACGAGGAAAGAGATCAAAGCTTTGGAAGACAAGATCGACCTACTCATTGCTGAAAAAGCCACCCAAGAGCAGCTGAAGTTTGTTGGTAACTCCAAGCATTATGATCCACCTGCTGTCAATGAGGTTGAGGGGGTCAAGAGGAGTTGTGTTTCATTAACAACAATGGTAGCTA TCAAGAATTTAGAGAATGAGTTTGCTTCCAAGAAAACTCACCAGACTCGCCAGCAAGGATCTCTACCTGGAAAATCTGACCAAAACCCCAAGGAGGCCAAAGCTATCACCCTTAGGAGTGGTAAGCAGTTACCTCCTACAACCCTCACCAGGGATGCTGAGAAACTAGGTGAGGAGGTGGCCATCAACTTAGATGATGAAGTG CTGCTAGAGAAGTACAAGGCTTTGTTTGACAAGCAAATGAGTGAAGCTCAGGTTGCAATGCCCATCATCGATGCTTTCATGTTGATTCCTCAATACAACAAGTTCCTGAAAGATGTTGTAGCTGCAAAGAAGAAGGAAATGGAAAGCATGATGATTCTTACCCATGAGTGCAGTGCCATCATCCAAAGGCTTGATGTTCCAGAGAA TGTCAGCGTGATGCCTTTGTCTGTTGCAAAGAAGCTTGGATTCGCTCAGTACAAGAAGTGTAGACTCTCTCTGGTGTTAGCTGATCGTTCAGTGAAGTACCCTGTGGGCATCTTAGAGGACCTCCCTGTGAAGATTGGACGGTATGAGATACCTACAGATTTTGTGGTGCTTGAGATGGGTGAGGAGGCTCAAGACCCATTGATTCTTGGAAGACCATTCCTAGCTACAACAGGAGCAATTGTTAATGTGAAAGAGGGCACGATTGATCTCCATTTGGGTAAAAGGCATGTTCTCCACTTTGACATCAAGGGGAAAATGAAGAAACCAACTGTGTTCGGGCAAGCCTTCTATATTGAAGAGATGAGCACTCCTACTGATGAGCACCCTGAAGAGTTACCACCTGAGGACGACGAGGAGGGAGCATCTCCCTCTACTCATTCCCCATAG